Proteins from a genomic interval of Ficedula albicollis isolate OC2 chromosome 9, FicAlb1.5, whole genome shotgun sequence:
- the HES1 gene encoding transcription factor HES-1: MEKRRRARINESLGQLKTLILDALKKDSSRHSKLEKADILEMTVKHLRSLQRAQMTAALSTDPTVLGKYRAGFSECMNEVTRFLSTCEGVNTEVRTRLLGHLASCMTQINTMNYPAPPLPPPLPPAAAFGPPLVPPGSGLGPLPGMPCKPGADAAKVYGGFQLLPASDGQFAFLIPSTAFAPGGAVLPLYGGPPTAATAASPPGPPPGTADSVWRPW, translated from the exons ATGGAGAAGCGGCGGCGGGCGCGCATCAACGAGAGCCTGGGGCAACTCAAGACGCTGATCCTGGACGCGCTGAAGAAGGAT AGCTCCCGGCATTCCAAGCTGGAGAAGGCCGACATTCTGGAGATGACCGTCAAGCACCTGCGGAGCCTCCAGCGAGCCCAGATGACTG ctgccctgagcacagacccCACAGTACTGGGCAAGTACCGAGCCGGCTTCAGCGAGTGCATGAACGAGGTGACGCGGTTCCTCTCCACCTGCGAGGGCGTCAACACTGAGGTGCGCACCCGGCTCCTGGGCCACCTGGCCAGCTGCATGACCCAGATCAACACAATGAACTACCCTGCGCCCCCCCTGCCGCCCCCGTTGCCACCAGCTGCAGCCTTTGGGCCACCCCTGGTTCCCCCAGGCAGCGGTTTGGGGCCGCTCCCGGGCATGCCCTGCAAGCCAGGTGCCGATGCAGCCAAGGTGTACGGtggcttccagctgctgccagcctccGATGGGCAGTTTGCCTTCctcatccccagcactgcctttgctcctggtggagctgtgctgcctctgtaTGGTGGCCCACccacagctgccactgctgcctcGCCGCCAGGCCCGCCACCCGGCACAGCCGACTCAGTCTGGAGACCCTGGTGA